In Leifsonia sp. ZF2019, a genomic segment contains:
- the rnc gene encoding ribonuclease III, translated as MRGHGPAGENPDRTALIEKLGVDIDPELLGLALTHRSYAYEHGGIPNNERLEFLGDSILGQAVTVKLFRENPDLDEGELAKRRASLVSSVALAEVARAIGLGEYLLLGRGENQSGGRDKASILADTVEAIIGAAYLDAGGTEATALVLRLIEPLLGDPDRFGAAMDPKTSLQEAAAHRGAGLPVYTVTSTGPDHSKMFHASVAVGDLVTADGEGTSKKQAEMAAALNAWTELTSRRARAPRG; from the coding sequence ATGAGAGGGCACGGTCCGGCCGGGGAGAACCCCGACCGCACTGCACTCATCGAGAAGCTCGGAGTCGATATCGACCCCGAGCTTCTCGGGCTTGCGCTCACCCATCGCTCGTACGCGTACGAGCATGGCGGCATCCCGAACAACGAGCGCCTCGAGTTCTTGGGCGACTCGATCCTCGGCCAGGCCGTCACGGTCAAGCTGTTCCGCGAGAACCCGGACCTCGACGAGGGCGAGCTCGCCAAGCGACGTGCCAGCCTGGTGAGCTCGGTGGCCCTCGCAGAGGTCGCCCGGGCCATCGGGCTGGGGGAGTACCTGCTGCTCGGTCGCGGCGAGAACCAGAGTGGCGGCCGTGACAAGGCGTCCATCCTGGCCGACACGGTCGAGGCGATCATCGGGGCCGCCTACCTCGACGCCGGCGGCACCGAGGCGACGGCTCTCGTGCTGCGACTGATCGAGCCGCTGCTCGGCGACCCGGATCGCTTCGGGGCCGCCATGGACCCGAAGACGAGCCTCCAGGAGGCGGCGGCGCACCGCGGGGCCGGCCTTCCGGTCTACACGGTCACCAGCACCGGCCCCGACCACTCGAAGATGTTCCACGCCTCCGTCGCGGTCGGCGATCTGGTCACTGCCGACGGCGAGGGCACCAGCAAGAAGCAGGCCGAGATGGCCGCCGCGCTCAACGCGTGGACCGAGCTGACCAGCCGTCGTGCCCGAGCTCCCCGAGGTTGA
- a CDS encoding YceD family protein yields MRRPGAMREQELAIPVHEKLGEGLISVPEGATLDLDLRLESVHEGILVSAEASTTATGVCGRCLIDIERPVQVDFQELFAYPSGEAFDYEVHDDHVDLEPLIRDAVVLALPFQPVCRPDCPGLDPETGERLADVPDREPTQTVDPRWSALAGFQASDTDESTPSSGNTEER; encoded by the coding sequence ATGCGTCGGCCTGGTGCGATGCGCGAGCAGGAGCTGGCGATCCCGGTGCACGAGAAGCTCGGCGAGGGCCTGATCTCGGTGCCCGAAGGTGCGACGCTCGATCTCGACCTGCGCCTGGAGTCCGTGCACGAGGGGATCCTGGTCAGCGCGGAGGCCTCGACCACCGCGACCGGCGTGTGCGGTCGCTGCCTGATCGACATCGAACGGCCCGTCCAAGTCGATTTCCAGGAACTTTTCGCGTATCCTTCTGGAGAAGCTTTCGATTATGAGGTTCACGACGACCACGTGGATCTTGAACCTCTGATCAGAGATGCGGTAGTGCTGGCACTGCCGTTTCAGCCGGTGTGCCGGCCGGACTGCCCGGGTCTCGACCCCGAGACGGGCGAGCGGCTGGCGGATGTACCGGACCGGGAGCCCACCCAGACCGTCGATCCTCGTTGGTCTGCGCTCGCGGGTTTCCAGGCTTCCGACACCGATGAATCCACCCCGTCCAGCGGGAACACAGAAGAGAGATAG
- the mutM gene encoding bifunctional DNA-formamidopyrimidine glycosylase/DNA-(apurinic or apyrimidinic site) lyase, which translates to MPELPEVEVVRAGLAPAVSGATILGVEVLEPRSLKRHDPLAGEFEALLTGRVMRTPARRGKFLWIPLDGEPRQAIVAHLGMSGQILLRDPGAVEAGLLRIRLHIETPPQPDGARRELWVHFVDQRIFGSMAVDALVPTADGAPAGLGTDDPLVPTQVAHIARDPLDPAFDDRAFAAALSRKKTGIKRALLDQTLVSGIGNIYADEALWAARIHYAQEASSLSAVRVRTLLAEVRHVLEKALAEGGTSFDAQYVNVNGNSGYFSHSLNAYGQQGRPCPRCGTAIVRERFMNRSSHFCPRCQRLRRSGAA; encoded by the coding sequence GTGCCCGAGCTCCCCGAGGTTGAGGTCGTCCGCGCCGGACTGGCCCCCGCGGTCTCCGGCGCGACCATCCTCGGCGTGGAGGTGCTCGAACCCCGGTCGCTGAAACGCCACGACCCGCTCGCGGGGGAGTTCGAAGCCCTGCTCACGGGTCGCGTGATGCGCACACCGGCCCGGCGCGGCAAGTTCCTCTGGATCCCGCTGGACGGCGAGCCCCGGCAGGCGATCGTCGCCCACCTCGGGATGAGCGGCCAGATCCTCCTGCGCGATCCCGGGGCGGTCGAAGCCGGCCTGCTGCGCATCCGGCTCCACATCGAGACGCCCCCGCAGCCCGACGGCGCTCGCCGTGAGCTCTGGGTCCACTTCGTCGATCAGCGCATCTTCGGCTCGATGGCGGTCGACGCGCTCGTCCCCACCGCGGACGGCGCGCCCGCCGGTCTGGGCACCGACGACCCTCTGGTGCCCACGCAGGTCGCCCACATCGCCCGCGACCCGCTGGACCCGGCCTTCGACGACCGCGCGTTCGCCGCCGCCCTGTCCCGTAAGAAGACGGGCATCAAGCGCGCCCTGCTCGACCAGACGCTCGTGAGCGGCATCGGCAACATCTACGCCGACGAGGCGCTCTGGGCGGCCCGCATCCACTACGCCCAGGAGGCGTCCAGCCTGTCCGCGGTCCGGGTCCGCACCCTGCTCGCTGAGGTGCGGCACGTGCTCGAGAAGGCGCTGGCCGAGGGCGGCACCAGCTTCGACGCGCAGTACGTCAACGTCAACGGCAACTCCGGCTACTTCTCCCACTCCCTCAACGCCTACGGACAGCAGGGCAGGCCGTGCCCGCGCTGCGGGACGGCCATCGTGCGGGAGCGTTTCATGAACCGGTCGTCGCACTTCTGCCCGCGGTGCCAGCGGCTTCGCCGGAGCGGAGCCGCCTGA
- a CDS encoding MBL fold metallo-hydrolase has protein sequence MNIGDFEIQAITDGSGTEQAAEIISRFSDAEAWRGHPEEFGHDGRWTFPVGGFLIRGGGRLILVDAGVGPLDEGGYTGGGLPQSLRANGVEPAQVTDVLFTHLHFDHVGWASVEGRAAFPRATYRAHRADWERFVDGPDADERVRRVLLPVAERFELFEGDLDVVPGVVARWTPGHTPGSVVVVVASRGERAVLLGDTVHSVVQLAEDDWTVVWDDDPVAASLMRNTLADEAAERGDLVVAAHFPAQAFGRVVSSGGRRRFVRSTR, from the coding sequence GTGAACATCGGCGATTTCGAGATCCAGGCGATCACGGACGGGAGCGGTACAGAGCAGGCGGCGGAGATCATCTCGCGCTTCTCGGACGCGGAGGCGTGGCGTGGCCACCCGGAGGAGTTCGGGCACGACGGGCGCTGGACGTTCCCCGTCGGCGGGTTCCTGATCCGCGGCGGCGGCCGCCTGATCCTCGTCGACGCGGGAGTAGGACCGCTCGACGAGGGCGGCTATACCGGTGGCGGACTCCCGCAATCGCTGCGGGCGAACGGCGTCGAGCCCGCCCAGGTGACGGACGTGCTGTTCACCCATCTGCATTTCGACCACGTGGGCTGGGCCTCCGTGGAGGGCCGTGCTGCGTTCCCGCGCGCGACCTATCGGGCCCACCGGGCGGACTGGGAGCGGTTCGTCGACGGCCCGGACGCGGACGAGCGTGTCCGCCGCGTGCTCCTGCCGGTCGCGGAACGGTTCGAGCTGTTCGAGGGCGACCTCGACGTCGTGCCGGGCGTCGTCGCGCGCTGGACTCCGGGCCACACGCCCGGCTCGGTCGTGGTCGTCGTGGCCTCCCGCGGCGAGCGCGCGGTGTTGCTCGGCGACACCGTCCACTCGGTCGTGCAACTCGCGGAGGACGACTGGACGGTGGTGTGGGACGACGATCCTGTCGCCGCTTCGCTGATGAGGAACACCCTCGCCGATGAGGCCGCCGAGCGCGGGGATCTCGTCGTCGCCGCGCACTTCCCGGCCCAGGCGTTCGGCAGGGTGGTGTCGTCGGGGGGCCGTCGGCGCTTCGTGCGGTCGACGCGCTGA
- a CDS encoding DUF58 domain-containing protein, with protein sequence MPGRGRASSPLTKPRPTARGWTLGGIGVAALIASALLGRTDVLFVGVFLTVLPLAAMISVTWDRPRLGVTRSFHPDVVAVGETTTIVTTARNLSGRPSPAARWREFAPAGIDVQGRAPFPRLGPHDARDLQGRDTTVLRQEVVAEKRGSHPVGPLVISRTDPFGIAYAEYALGQPRALLVTPRVVPLAHGELDVAHSEGTEHELLRHSIPSADELIAREYRPGDPLRRVHWRATARHDKLMVRQEEQRSNPEAWLLLDTRDGLADEAAFEAQIDLMASVGVHLLDEGFAVSVVETAERQLTGRSGAGRTGTLGATSPTFDLSGSDRLLLADLAGVEPGVSPRDDAVAELATGLRRAGRSVPVFAFLLGGTAELGSLAALRSMGDPAVAFLAASTPPEVEEVLADAGWLCVACAPGEDAATSWQRALARQRAVTHG encoded by the coding sequence GTGCCGGGCCGCGGCCGGGCGTCCAGCCCGCTGACGAAGCCGCGGCCGACCGCGCGCGGCTGGACGCTGGGCGGGATCGGCGTGGCCGCCCTGATCGCCTCCGCCCTGCTCGGGAGGACGGACGTGCTCTTCGTCGGCGTCTTCCTGACGGTCCTGCCGCTCGCCGCGATGATCTCCGTCACCTGGGACCGGCCGCGGCTGGGAGTCACTCGCAGCTTCCACCCCGATGTGGTCGCGGTGGGGGAGACGACCACCATCGTCACGACCGCTCGCAATCTGAGCGGCCGGCCGAGTCCCGCCGCCCGCTGGCGGGAGTTCGCCCCCGCCGGCATCGACGTGCAGGGTCGCGCGCCGTTCCCACGCCTCGGCCCGCACGACGCGCGCGATCTCCAGGGCCGAGACACGACCGTGCTGCGACAGGAGGTGGTGGCCGAGAAGCGCGGTTCGCACCCGGTCGGCCCGCTCGTGATCAGCCGCACCGATCCGTTCGGCATCGCCTACGCCGAGTACGCGCTCGGGCAGCCGCGCGCGCTCCTGGTCACGCCGCGGGTCGTACCGCTCGCTCACGGCGAGCTGGACGTCGCACACAGCGAGGGCACCGAGCACGAGCTGCTGCGCCACAGCATCCCGAGCGCCGACGAGCTGATCGCGCGCGAGTACCGCCCCGGCGATCCGCTGCGACGGGTGCACTGGCGGGCGACGGCGCGTCACGACAAGCTGATGGTGCGCCAGGAGGAGCAGCGGAGCAACCCCGAGGCGTGGCTGCTGCTGGACACCCGCGACGGTCTCGCCGACGAGGCCGCGTTCGAGGCGCAGATCGATCTGATGGCTTCGGTCGGGGTCCACCTCCTCGACGAGGGATTCGCCGTGAGCGTCGTCGAGACGGCGGAGCGTCAGCTGACCGGACGCAGTGGTGCCGGCCGTACCGGGACGCTCGGCGCCACCAGCCCGACGTTCGATCTCAGCGGTTCCGATCGCCTCCTGCTGGCCGACCTCGCCGGCGTCGAGCCGGGCGTCTCCCCGCGCGACGACGCCGTGGCCGAGCTCGCGACCGGCCTCCGCCGCGCGGGGCGGTCGGTTCCGGTGTTCGCGTTCCTCCTCGGCGGCACGGCCGAGCTCGGCTCGCTGGCCGCGCTCCGGTCGATGGGCGACCCGGCGGTGGCGTTCCTGGCCGCCTCGACGCCACCCGAGGTGGAGGAGGTGCTCGCCGACGCGGGTTGGCTCTGCGTCGCGTGCGCGCCCGGCGAGGACGCCGCCACCAGCTGGCAGCGCGCGCTGGCCCGGCAGCGGGCGGTGACCCATGGTTAG
- the coaD gene encoding pantetheine-phosphate adenylyltransferase, which translates to MNRIAVVPGSFDPVTLGHLDVIERAAGLWDEVHVVVVHNPDKSALLPIAQRVSLLEKSIEEAGITGNVIVASWSMGLLVDYCTDVGAHVLVKGIRSQVDVAYETPMAIVNRHLADVETVFLLPNPANAHVSSSLVRQVSALGGDVSPYVPPAVFELLSSR; encoded by the coding sequence ATGAACAGGATCGCCGTAGTCCCTGGATCGTTCGACCCGGTCACCCTCGGTCACCTCGATGTGATCGAACGCGCCGCCGGGCTCTGGGACGAAGTCCACGTCGTGGTGGTCCACAACCCGGACAAGTCGGCCCTGCTGCCCATCGCGCAGCGGGTCTCGCTGCTGGAGAAGTCGATCGAGGAGGCCGGGATCACCGGCAACGTCATCGTCGCCTCCTGGTCGATGGGGCTGCTGGTCGACTACTGCACGGACGTGGGGGCGCACGTGCTCGTCAAGGGGATCCGCTCGCAGGTGGACGTCGCATACGAGACGCCGATGGCGATCGTGAACCGCCACCTCGCCGATGTCGAGACGGTGTTCCTGCTCCCCAACCCCGCCAACGCGCACGTCTCCAGCTCCCTGGTGCGTCAGGTCTCGGCGCTGGGCGGCGACGTGAGTCCGTACGTCCCGCCCGCGGTTTTCGAACTGCTGTCATCGAGATGA
- the rpmF gene encoding 50S ribosomal protein L32: MAVPKRKQSRANTRARRSQWKAEVPTLVKTVEGGKVTYSLPHRAKVVEDSAGTALFLEYKGRKVADV, encoded by the coding sequence ATGGCCGTTCCGAAGCGGAAGCAGTCTCGCGCCAACACCCGCGCCCGTCGTTCGCAGTGGAAGGCCGAGGTCCCCACTCTCGTCAAGACCGTCGAGGGTGGCAAGGTCACCTACAGCCTTCCCCACCGCGCCAAGGTGGTCGAGGACTCCGCAGGCACCGCCCTGTTCCTCGAGTACAAGGGCCGCAAGGTCGCAGACGTCTGA
- a CDS encoding transglutaminase family protein gives MVSESIPVAVPRLVRRRVGYWRLTGAMLLQTLAASVALVGLIQGAGWWFALMLTSSLLLVAGAGLRTAGVHRGIVPVLELVLGAMVMTAAFGGGTGLLAIIPTPATFAHWGGLLQQAMLSIYQQGTPAESLPEFLFLVVGGAALIAVVLDTLAVAVRAPAFTAVSVGAVLVVPGALLGDGLDPSALALSAIAYLWLLRADVRTRRPGSPRPGAALAVGASATLVAVLLAATAPGFDRGGAASFTAGGINIGGTVTPLIDLGKDLRRPTAVRALTYTTSAATGQYLKLASLDQFTGSVWKHRERDTKRLAEGTPIGPVAGLSDQVPTSKITTTVKIDNMQSRWLPVPSPVQSVKGLAGTWSWDPDDLTIGGINATTRDQDYTVTSLLVQPTADQLKAAGGFVPEDVQRDLFLPPNLPSIIAKTAVAATEGATSEYEQAVALQDYFRDNGFVYSTQTPLKQGYDGDGARVIAAFLEAKSGYCVHFASAMALMARSLGIPSRVAEGYLPGASGGGTATDPGQYTVTSDDLHAWPELYFAGVGWVPFEPTVGRGTIPSYTRPETAAAAPTTAPSSGTTTAPKRIVPTDPAQIAGAAGTTPPSPLQPVLSGLGVALLVVLVLLTPAVARRVRRRHRLRRLAEASGGASVVWAELRDTARDLGWSAPETETPRAFARRIADQVAGTVGEEAVLRLLEVRERDAYGPPVRGATVGLRDDLVRVLDALESRAGRGRRVRALLLPVSLLPAGWPIAASPGGAA, from the coding sequence ATGGTTAGCGAGTCCATCCCCGTCGCCGTGCCGAGGCTTGTCCGGAGGCGCGTGGGCTACTGGAGACTCACCGGCGCGATGCTGCTGCAGACGCTCGCCGCGAGCGTGGCGCTGGTCGGACTGATCCAGGGGGCCGGCTGGTGGTTCGCCCTCATGCTGACCTCGTCGCTCCTGCTCGTCGCCGGGGCCGGTCTTCGTACGGCGGGCGTACACCGCGGGATCGTGCCGGTGCTCGAGCTCGTCCTCGGTGCGATGGTGATGACGGCGGCGTTCGGCGGCGGGACAGGGCTGCTCGCCATCATCCCGACGCCGGCGACATTCGCCCACTGGGGCGGCCTCCTGCAGCAGGCGATGCTCTCGATCTACCAGCAGGGGACTCCTGCGGAGAGCCTGCCGGAGTTCCTGTTCCTCGTCGTCGGTGGCGCGGCGCTGATCGCCGTCGTCCTGGACACGCTGGCCGTGGCCGTTCGCGCACCCGCGTTCACCGCGGTCAGCGTCGGCGCGGTGCTCGTCGTGCCGGGCGCGCTGCTCGGCGACGGCCTGGACCCCAGCGCCCTCGCCCTCTCCGCCATCGCCTACCTGTGGTTGCTGCGCGCCGACGTGCGCACCCGCCGTCCGGGCTCCCCGCGGCCGGGCGCAGCGCTGGCGGTCGGCGCCTCAGCGACGCTCGTGGCGGTGCTGCTCGCCGCGACCGCACCGGGCTTCGACCGCGGCGGCGCCGCCTCGTTCACCGCCGGCGGCATCAACATCGGCGGAACCGTCACGCCGCTCATCGACCTCGGCAAGGACCTCCGTCGGCCCACCGCCGTGCGCGCTCTGACGTACACGACGAGCGCGGCCACCGGCCAGTACCTGAAACTCGCGTCGCTCGACCAGTTCACGGGGTCGGTGTGGAAGCATCGCGAGCGCGACACCAAGCGCCTCGCCGAGGGGACGCCGATCGGTCCGGTCGCCGGGCTCTCCGACCAGGTGCCGACGTCGAAGATCACCACGACCGTGAAGATCGACAACATGCAGAGCCGGTGGCTGCCCGTCCCCTCGCCCGTGCAGTCCGTGAAAGGGCTCGCCGGCACCTGGTCGTGGGATCCGGACGATCTCACGATCGGGGGGATCAACGCCACCACCAGGGACCAGGACTACACCGTCACCAGTCTGCTCGTGCAGCCGACGGCGGACCAGCTCAAGGCGGCGGGCGGTTTCGTGCCCGAGGACGTGCAGCGCGACCTGTTCCTGCCTCCGAACCTCCCGTCGATCATCGCGAAGACGGCGGTCGCCGCGACGGAGGGGGCCACGTCGGAGTACGAGCAGGCCGTCGCTCTGCAGGACTACTTCCGCGACAACGGGTTCGTCTACTCGACGCAGACACCGCTCAAGCAGGGCTACGACGGGGACGGCGCCCGCGTGATCGCCGCGTTCCTGGAGGCGAAGAGCGGCTACTGCGTCCACTTCGCGTCGGCGATGGCCCTGATGGCTCGCTCGCTCGGGATTCCGTCCCGTGTCGCCGAGGGCTATCTGCCCGGCGCGAGCGGCGGAGGCACAGCCACCGACCCCGGGCAGTACACCGTGACCAGCGACGACCTCCACGCCTGGCCGGAGCTCTACTTCGCGGGCGTCGGCTGGGTGCCGTTCGAGCCGACCGTGGGCCGGGGGACCATCCCGAGCTACACCCGTCCCGAAACGGCCGCTGCCGCCCCGACGACGGCCCCGAGTTCCGGCACCACGACCGCGCCGAAGCGGATCGTGCCGACGGATCCGGCTCAGATCGCGGGAGCGGCCGGCACCACGCCCCCGTCTCCGCTGCAGCCCGTGCTCTCCGGACTCGGCGTGGCCCTCCTCGTCGTCCTCGTGCTGCTGACACCGGCCGTCGCGCGCCGCGTGCGCCGTCGGCATCGGCTGAGACGCCTGGCCGAGGCCTCGGGCGGGGCATCCGTCGTCTGGGCCGAGCTGCGCGACACCGCGCGCGACCTCGGCTGGTCGGCTCCCGAGACCGAGACACCGCGCGCCTTCGCCCGGCGCATCGCCGATCAGGTGGCGGGGACGGTGGGAGAGGAGGCCGTGCTGCGACTGCTCGAGGTGCGTGAACGTGACGCGTACGGGCCTCCCGTCCGCGGCGCGACGGTCGGCCTGCGCGACGATCTCGTGCGGGTGCTGGACGCGCTCGAGTCCCGTGCGGGCCGAGGCAGACGCGTGCGGGCTCTGCTCCTGCCTGTGTCATTGCTGCCAGCAGGCTGGCCGATCGCTGCGAGTCCCGGAGGCGCCGCGTAG
- a CDS encoding AAA family ATPase, whose product MNSYATRQPTEPSVAPEEESGRAAAGMDLAELRRAAEQITVNVESVIDGKHDAVRTALVVLLAEGHLLIEDVPGVGKTMLAKSLAKSVDCTVSRIQFTPDLLPSDVTGVSVYNQVERRFEFKPGAIFANIVIGDEINRASPKTQSALLECMEERQVTVDGSTYPLAAPFIVVATQNPVEMEGTYALPEAQRDRFMARIAMGYPDEESELAMLTTRDTSSPLSRIGPVVTSEQLRSMMTTARSVFASAPVKQYAVDLVRATREDRDLRLGASPRATLQLIRAAKALAALDGRDFVLPDDVDSLAVPVLGHRLLPTSRALGHHHESAPVIADIVRRIVAATPVPVGSGAIGSGGR is encoded by the coding sequence ATGAACAGCTACGCGACGCGCCAACCAACGGAACCCTCCGTCGCTCCGGAGGAGGAGTCGGGCCGCGCCGCAGCGGGCATGGATCTGGCGGAGCTCCGTCGCGCCGCCGAGCAGATCACCGTGAACGTCGAGTCGGTCATCGACGGCAAGCACGACGCCGTGCGCACCGCGCTGGTGGTGCTGCTCGCGGAGGGCCACCTCCTGATCGAGGATGTGCCCGGCGTCGGCAAGACGATGCTGGCGAAGTCGCTGGCGAAGTCGGTCGACTGCACCGTGAGCCGCATCCAGTTCACCCCCGACCTCCTGCCGAGCGACGTCACCGGCGTCTCGGTCTACAACCAGGTGGAGCGCCGCTTCGAGTTCAAGCCGGGCGCGATCTTCGCGAACATCGTCATCGGCGACGAGATCAACCGTGCGAGCCCCAAGACGCAGTCGGCGCTGCTGGAGTGCATGGAGGAGCGGCAGGTCACGGTCGACGGCTCGACCTATCCGCTCGCCGCCCCGTTCATCGTCGTCGCGACCCAGAACCCGGTGGAGATGGAGGGCACGTACGCCCTCCCCGAGGCGCAGCGCGACCGGTTCATGGCCCGCATCGCGATGGGCTATCCGGATGAGGAGTCCGAGCTCGCGATGCTCACGACGCGTGACACGTCGAGCCCGCTCTCGCGGATCGGCCCGGTGGTGACGTCGGAGCAGCTGCGCTCCATGATGACGACCGCGCGCAGCGTGTTCGCGTCCGCCCCGGTGAAGCAGTACGCCGTCGATCTGGTGCGCGCGACCCGGGAGGATCGCGACCTGCGCTTGGGGGCGAGCCCGCGCGCGACGCTGCAGCTGATCCGGGCGGCGAAAGCCCTGGCGGCATTGGACGGACGCGACTTCGTGCTTCCCGACGACGTCGACTCCCTCGCCGTGCCGGTGCTCGGTCACCGTCTCCTGCCCACGAGTCGTGCGCTGGGACATCACCACGAGAGCGCGCCCGTCATCGCCGACATCGTCCGGCGCATCGTCGCCGCCACGCCTGTGCCGGTCGGCTCCGGCGCGATCGGCTCGGGCGGCCGCTAG
- a CDS encoding GNAT family N-acetyltransferase, with protein sequence MSFFGPRDVARAAVRGRWSALEIRRLTPPERLGTPESAAFEELVGVLNGIVYQLWGDDDFVETAEEALAGLREQDYLEKIVLVAVEEGAIVGRVEADFPLDEDAETVSLLVDVVPALRSRGIGSALLAAGEELAAEGGRTVVSAYTEHPVRSLPEEGAWVHAPAGSAGLPAEDPGVRFALRHGYRLGQIERSSELVLPLPPVRAFALASTAATADGYRVVSWFGAAPDDLLDSFAALKERMVVDVPHSGIALDREAWTGDRVRAQERELAARGEPLLVTAAQCEASGDLAAYTEIAVPADGEKAEQYDTLVASDHRGHRLGTLVKLHNIHELARRAPHITRLLTWNADENAPMIAINRAFGFRPHALTGTWQKRLG encoded by the coding sequence GTGAGTTTTTTCGGCCCGCGCGACGTCGCCCGGGCTGCTGTGAGGGGGAGGTGGTCCGCGCTGGAGATCCGCCGTCTGACGCCTCCCGAACGGCTCGGGACCCCGGAGTCCGCCGCGTTCGAAGAGCTCGTCGGGGTGCTCAACGGGATCGTGTACCAGCTGTGGGGCGACGACGACTTCGTCGAGACCGCGGAGGAGGCGCTCGCCGGCTTGCGCGAGCAGGACTACCTCGAGAAGATCGTGCTGGTCGCCGTCGAGGAGGGCGCGATCGTCGGGCGTGTCGAAGCCGACTTCCCGCTGGACGAGGACGCCGAGACGGTCTCCCTGCTCGTCGACGTCGTCCCGGCCCTGCGGAGTCGCGGCATCGGCTCCGCCCTGCTCGCCGCAGGGGAAGAGCTCGCCGCCGAGGGCGGACGCACCGTGGTGAGCGCCTACACCGAGCATCCCGTCCGCTCGCTGCCCGAAGAGGGGGCGTGGGTGCATGCCCCCGCCGGCTCCGCCGGCCTCCCTGCCGAGGACCCCGGGGTGCGCTTCGCCTTGCGCCACGGCTACCGGCTCGGCCAGATCGAGCGTTCGAGCGAACTCGTCCTACCGCTGCCGCCGGTGCGGGCGTTCGCCCTGGCCAGCACCGCGGCGACGGCGGACGGCTACCGCGTCGTGTCCTGGTTCGGTGCAGCGCCCGACGACCTGCTCGACTCTTTCGCGGCGCTGAAGGAGCGCATGGTGGTCGACGTGCCCCACAGCGGGATCGCGCTCGACCGCGAGGCCTGGACGGGCGACCGCGTGCGCGCGCAGGAGCGTGAGCTGGCCGCCCGCGGCGAACCCCTGCTCGTCACGGCGGCCCAGTGCGAGGCCAGCGGCGACCTGGCCGCCTACACGGAGATCGCGGTGCCCGCCGACGGCGAGAAGGCGGAGCAGTACGACACCCTGGTCGCGTCCGACCACCGCGGCCACCGCCTCGGCACCCTCGTCAAGCTCCACAACATCCACGAGCTCGCTCGTCGCGCCCCGCACATCACCCGCCTGCTCACCTGGAACGCCGACGAGAACGCCCCCATGATCGCGATCAACCGCGCGTTCGGCTTCCGCCCGCACGCGCTGACGGGGACGTGGCAGAAGCGGCTGGGGTGA
- a CDS encoding DUF1737 domain-containing protein: MGSDENLPRYRLLTGVDDAAFCERVSAALDLGYELHGGPALTWNGATGYVAQAVVWHKDGPTPAKPRPGA; the protein is encoded by the coding sequence ATGGGATCGGACGAGAACCTGCCCCGCTACCGCCTCCTGACCGGCGTCGACGACGCGGCGTTCTGCGAACGCGTCAGTGCCGCGCTCGACCTCGGTTACGAGCTCCACGGCGGCCCTGCGCTCACCTGGAACGGTGCGACGGGCTATGTCGCCCAGGCCGTCGTCTGGCACAAGGACGGACCGACGCCCGCGAAGCCGCGTCCGGGCGCCTGA